In Populus trichocarpa isolate Nisqually-1 chromosome 16, P.trichocarpa_v4.1, whole genome shotgun sequence, a genomic segment contains:
- the LOC127904445 gene encoding putative SWI/SNF-related matrix-associated actin-dependent regulator of chromatin subfamily A member 3-like 1 codes for MLVLLEEPLKDAGFNTLQLDASTDERGQAEIIKEFGSARPGTVLLASLKTSVFGINLTAASKVYLLEPWWNSADEERAINCVHRYGQKENVRIVRLIAQNSIEERILEMQERKKLASEAFRRQGQKERREVSIDDLCSLLSFWT; via the coding sequence ATGTTGGTATTACTGGAAGAGCCGCTGAAAGATGCTGGCTTCAATACGTTGCAGTTGGATGCATCAACGGATGAAAGAGGACAAGCCGAAATAATCAAGGAATTTGGATCTGCAAGACCAGGCACGGTTCTTCTTGCCAGTCTCAAGACTTCAGTATTCGGCATAAACCTCACAGCTGCTTCCAAAGTCTACCTGTTGGAGCCATGGTGGAACTCAGCTGATGAGGAACGGGCAATAAACTGTGTTCACCGATATGGACAGAAGGAGAATGTAAGAATTGTTAGATTAATTGCTCAAAATAGCATCGAAGAAAGGATATTGGAGATGCAAGAAAGGAAGAAACTGGCAAGTGAAGCTTTCAGAAGGCAAGGACAGAAGGAACGACGTGAGGTTAGCATAGATGATCTCTGTAGCCTCTTATCCTTCTGGACCTGA